The following proteins are encoded in a genomic region of Nocardioides sp. cx-173:
- a CDS encoding CCA tRNA nucleotidyltransferase gives MADVQRAVADELDRISPVIDDLGRIFNAAGHELALVGGPVRDAMLGRRHNDLDFATSARPEETERLLKGWGDALWDMGRAFGTIGCRKGDWVVEVTTYRSEVYDPTSRKPSVDFGDTLDGDLGRRDFTVNAMAVLVPGRVLEDPYGGVVDLAHRVLRTPGRPEDSFSDDPLRMMRAARFAAQLGFTVDPGVVAAMTAMAERIEIISAERVRDELVKLICAPYPRLGLTLLVETGLAERVLPELPALALERDEHHRHKDVYEHTLTVLEQAIDLEDRLGGEPDFVSRFAALMHDVGKPRTRRFVEDGTVTFHHHDVVGAKITRKRMKALKFSNDEIDAVSKLVELHLRFHGYGNGEWTDSAVRRYVRDAGDQLERLHVLTRADCTTRNQRKADRLRRTYDSLEERIARLSEEEELSALRPDLDGNQIMEILQIPPGREVGQAYHHLLELRMDRGPMTQDEAREALLAWWASR, from the coding sequence CTGGCCGACGTCCAGCGCGCCGTCGCCGACGAGCTGGACCGGATCTCGCCGGTCATCGACGACCTCGGCCGGATCTTCAACGCCGCAGGCCACGAGCTGGCCCTGGTCGGCGGCCCGGTGCGTGACGCGATGCTCGGGCGGCGCCACAACGACCTCGACTTCGCGACCTCCGCGCGTCCGGAGGAGACCGAGCGCCTGCTCAAGGGCTGGGGCGACGCGCTGTGGGACATGGGCCGGGCGTTCGGCACGATCGGCTGCCGCAAGGGCGACTGGGTCGTCGAGGTGACGACGTACCGCTCCGAGGTCTACGACCCCACCTCCCGCAAGCCCTCGGTCGACTTCGGCGACACCCTCGACGGCGACCTGGGCCGGCGCGACTTCACGGTCAACGCGATGGCGGTGCTGGTGCCCGGGCGGGTGCTCGAGGACCCCTACGGCGGCGTGGTCGACCTGGCGCACCGGGTGCTGCGCACGCCGGGGCGCCCCGAGGACTCCTTCTCCGACGACCCGCTGCGGATGATGCGCGCGGCGCGGTTCGCCGCGCAGCTGGGCTTCACCGTGGACCCGGGCGTGGTCGCGGCCATGACCGCGATGGCCGAGCGGATCGAGATCATCTCCGCCGAGCGGGTCCGCGACGAGCTGGTCAAGCTGATCTGTGCGCCGTACCCCCGCCTCGGGCTGACGCTGCTGGTCGAGACCGGGCTCGCCGAGCGGGTGCTGCCCGAGCTGCCGGCGCTCGCCCTGGAGCGCGACGAGCACCACCGGCACAAGGACGTCTACGAGCACACGCTCACCGTGCTCGAGCAGGCGATCGACCTCGAGGACCGGCTCGGCGGCGAGCCGGACTTCGTGTCGCGGTTCGCGGCGCTGATGCACGACGTCGGCAAGCCGCGCACCCGCCGCTTCGTCGAGGACGGCACGGTCACCTTCCACCACCACGACGTGGTCGGCGCCAAGATCACCCGCAAGCGGATGAAGGCGCTGAAGTTCAGCAACGACGAGATCGACGCGGTCTCCAAGCTGGTCGAGCTGCACCTGCGCTTCCACGGCTACGGCAACGGCGAGTGGACCGACTCCGCCGTACGCCGCTACGTCCGCGACGCCGGCGACCAGCTCGAGCGGCTGCACGTGCTGACGCGCGCGGACTGCACCACCCGCAACCAGCGCAAGGCCGACCGGCTGCGTCGTACCTACGACAGCCTGGAGGAGCGCATCGCCCGGCTCTCGGAGGAGGAGGAGCTCAGCGCGCTGCGCCCTGACCTCGACGGCAACCAGATCATGGAGATCCTGCAGATCCCGCCCGGGCGCGAGGTCGGCCAGGCCTACCACCACCTGCTCGAGCTGCGCATGGACCGCGGCCCGATGACCCAGGACGAGGCGCGCGAGGCCCTCCTCGCCTGGTGGGCCTCCCGCTGA
- a CDS encoding glycosyltransferase family 87 protein, whose amino-acid sequence MSGHVHPTQDDEVAAALSESVGGPAGERIGASRWWTPLRVVVLLAALGFALGLVQKAPCVEGTWMEGDARYSAMCYSDLPFLYTLRGFAEHTYPYTDDEETRGRYDSMEYPVGISYWAWATSHVTHWLNGSPDLEERYSRSVGDLQADPEIQRETRLYVVVNALGLAALTILSAWLLAKVNPRRPWDAAIFALSPALVLTGLVNWDLLAVATVAGALWAWARDRPVLTGVLIGLGTAVKLFPLFLLGAILVICLRRRRLDQLGAVVFAGLATWLLVNAPAYLASPTEWKVFWSFNSDRTADLGSIWLVIDQAGDLAISASTINAWSWVLFALWCGGVFALGMLAPQTPRFTQLGFLIVAGFLLVNKVYSPQYVLWLLPLAVLARPRWRDQLVWQAGEVLYFATVWWYLGGYLEPAGGGDAGFYWVAIVVRMLCELYLVAIVVRDIWRPEYDPVARQPQVMTTRSNAVAV is encoded by the coding sequence GTGAGCGGTCACGTCCACCCGACCCAGGACGACGAGGTCGCCGCGGCGCTCAGCGAGAGCGTCGGCGGCCCTGCCGGCGAGCGCATCGGCGCGAGCCGCTGGTGGACACCGCTGCGGGTGGTGGTGCTCCTGGCCGCGCTCGGCTTCGCGCTGGGGCTGGTTCAGAAGGCGCCGTGCGTCGAGGGGACCTGGATGGAGGGCGATGCCCGCTACTCCGCGATGTGCTACTCCGACCTGCCGTTCCTCTACACCCTGCGCGGCTTCGCCGAGCACACCTACCCCTACACCGACGACGAGGAGACCCGCGGGCGCTACGACTCGATGGAGTACCCGGTCGGCATCTCGTACTGGGCGTGGGCGACCTCGCACGTCACCCACTGGCTCAACGGGTCACCGGACCTGGAGGAGCGCTACTCCAGGTCGGTCGGCGACCTGCAGGCCGACCCCGAGATCCAGCGCGAGACCCGGCTCTACGTCGTCGTCAACGCGCTCGGCCTCGCCGCGCTGACCATCCTGAGCGCCTGGCTGCTGGCCAAGGTCAACCCGCGGCGGCCGTGGGACGCCGCGATCTTCGCGCTGTCCCCGGCCCTGGTCCTGACCGGCCTGGTCAACTGGGACCTGCTCGCGGTCGCCACGGTCGCCGGTGCCCTGTGGGCCTGGGCGCGCGACCGGCCGGTGCTCACCGGCGTCCTGATCGGCCTCGGTACGGCGGTCAAGCTGTTCCCGCTGTTCCTGCTGGGCGCGATCCTGGTGATCTGCCTGCGCCGGCGCCGCCTCGACCAGCTGGGTGCGGTGGTCTTCGCGGGCCTGGCGACCTGGCTGCTGGTCAACGCGCCGGCGTACCTGGCGAGTCCGACGGAGTGGAAGGTCTTCTGGTCGTTCAACTCCGACCGCACCGCCGACCTGGGGTCGATCTGGCTGGTCATCGACCAAGCCGGCGACCTGGCGATCAGCGCGTCGACCATCAACGCCTGGTCGTGGGTGCTGTTCGCGCTGTGGTGCGGCGGCGTCTTCGCCCTCGGGATGCTCGCGCCGCAGACGCCACGCTTCACCCAGCTGGGCTTCCTGATCGTGGCGGGGTTCCTGCTCGTCAACAAGGTCTACTCGCCGCAGTACGTGCTGTGGCTGCTGCCGCTGGCGGTGCTGGCCCGGCCGCGCTGGCGCGACCAGCTCGTCTGGCAGGCCGGCGAGGTGCTCTACTTCGCGACCGTCTGGTGGTACCTCGGCGGCTACCTCGAGCCCGCCGGCGGCGGCGACGCCGGCTTCTACTGGGTGGCGATCGTGGTGCGGATGCTCTGCGAGCTCTACCTGGTCGCGATCGTGGTGCGCGACATCTGGCGGCCCGAGTACGACCCGGTGGCGCGCCAGCCTCAGGTGATGACGACGCGGTCGAACGCCGTCGCGGTGTAG
- a CDS encoding transglycosylase domain-containing protein, whose amino-acid sequence MTKAPATKGKGKGSKGSKPSLTRKQKAKKAGKWLLITGLVGSLVAAGGFVFLYKTIDIPDPNEDFQTETSYVYFDGGKEQLGSFAVQDRESIPIAEIPDQLEDAVIAAENRTFWTDRGIDPKGILRAAFSNASGNATQGASTITQQYVKILYLTQERSLTRKAKEAILSLKIRNQMSKTEILAGYLNTIYFGRGAYGVQAAARAYFDKPAKDLNLRQSAVLASVLNNPTRLDPANGKDAREALKGRFQFVLDGMAEMDDKYAEPVAKAREALPKFPKIEARSAYGDQKGHMLTLVRKELNKLGFDDEDIDGKGLRITTTFTQKAMDAAKQGVIEARPEGFKDKQLHVGVASVEPGTGAVRGFYGGQDYLQSQLNWAVSGGQAGSILKPFALAAGIKAGFSLKDTFEGNSPIEIGDTEFENQGDEDFGQVSLLKATEDSINTAFVDLTDSIPDGPDKVIEMANALGIPPAKPRGKRAAGIPASTPGLEPNVGVALGSATVSPINMANAYATIANGGEAATPYVIERVESKDGEVLHRHTNKAKRVLDEDIAADVSYALEQVVETGTGSDAGALERPAAGKTGTSTNDKGDVVSSWFTGFTPQLATSVVYVRGRGAEPLDGWLPSFYGGDYPTATWTAVMQRALEGTDVLDLADPVYVDGEAPSDGHEPAPPPPPKPTKKPTKKPTPTPTPTPTPTPTPTPTPTPTPTPTPTPTPTPTPTPTPTPTPTPTPTPARDSSGGPPRESYSVW is encoded by the coding sequence GTGACCAAGGCCCCGGCGACCAAGGGCAAGGGCAAGGGCTCGAAGGGGAGCAAGCCTTCCCTGACTCGCAAGCAGAAGGCCAAGAAGGCCGGCAAGTGGCTGCTGATCACCGGCCTCGTCGGCTCGCTCGTCGCCGCCGGCGGCTTCGTGTTCCTCTACAAGACCATCGACATCCCGGACCCCAACGAGGACTTCCAGACCGAGACCTCCTACGTCTACTTCGACGGCGGCAAGGAGCAGCTCGGCAGCTTCGCGGTCCAGGACCGCGAGTCGATCCCGATCGCCGAGATCCCCGACCAGCTCGAGGACGCGGTCATCGCCGCGGAGAACCGCACCTTCTGGACCGACCGCGGCATCGACCCCAAGGGCATCCTGCGCGCGGCGTTCAGCAACGCGTCGGGCAACGCCACCCAGGGGGCGTCGACGATCACCCAGCAGTACGTGAAGATCCTCTACCTGACCCAGGAGCGTTCCCTGACGCGCAAGGCGAAGGAGGCGATCCTCTCGCTGAAGATCCGCAACCAGATGAGCAAGACCGAGATCCTCGCCGGCTACCTCAACACCATCTACTTCGGTCGCGGCGCGTACGGCGTGCAGGCGGCGGCGCGTGCCTACTTCGACAAGCCGGCCAAGGACCTGAACCTGCGCCAGTCGGCCGTGCTCGCGAGCGTGCTCAACAACCCGACGCGCTTGGACCCCGCCAACGGCAAGGACGCGCGCGAGGCGCTCAAGGGGCGTTTCCAGTTCGTGCTCGACGGCATGGCGGAGATGGACGACAAGTACGCCGAGCCGGTCGCGAAGGCGCGGGAGGCGCTGCCGAAGTTCCCCAAGATCGAGGCCCGCAGCGCCTACGGCGACCAGAAGGGCCACATGCTCACCCTGGTGCGCAAGGAGCTGAACAAGCTCGGCTTCGACGACGAGGACATCGACGGCAAGGGCCTGCGGATCACCACGACGTTCACCCAGAAGGCCATGGACGCCGCCAAGCAGGGCGTCATCGAGGCGCGACCCGAGGGCTTCAAGGACAAGCAGCTGCACGTCGGCGTCGCCAGCGTCGAGCCCGGCACCGGCGCGGTGCGCGGCTTCTACGGCGGCCAGGACTACCTGCAGTCACAGCTCAACTGGGCGGTCTCCGGCGGCCAGGCCGGCTCGATCCTCAAGCCGTTCGCCCTGGCCGCGGGCATCAAGGCCGGCTTCTCGCTCAAGGACACCTTCGAGGGCAACAGCCCGATCGAGATCGGCGACACCGAGTTCGAGAACCAGGGTGACGAGGACTTCGGTCAGGTGAGCCTGCTCAAGGCGACCGAGGACTCGATCAACACCGCGTTCGTCGACCTCACCGACTCCATCCCCGACGGACCGGACAAGGTGATCGAGATGGCCAACGCCCTCGGCATCCCGCCGGCCAAGCCGCGCGGCAAGCGCGCCGCGGGCATCCCCGCCTCGACGCCGGGCCTCGAGCCCAACGTCGGCGTGGCCCTCGGCAGCGCGACGGTCAGCCCGATCAACATGGCCAACGCCTACGCGACCATCGCCAACGGCGGCGAGGCGGCCACGCCGTACGTCATCGAGCGGGTCGAGTCCAAGGACGGCGAGGTCCTGCACCGCCACACGAACAAGGCCAAGCGGGTCCTCGACGAGGACATCGCCGCCGACGTCTCCTACGCGCTGGAGCAGGTCGTCGAGACCGGCACCGGCTCCGATGCCGGGGCGCTCGAGCGGCCGGCGGCCGGCAAGACCGGCACGTCGACCAACGACAAGGGCGACGTCGTCTCGTCGTGGTTCACCGGCTTCACGCCGCAGCTGGCCACCTCGGTCGTCTATGTACGGGGCAGGGGCGCCGAGCCGCTCGACGGCTGGCTGCCCAGCTTCTACGGCGGCGACTACCCGACCGCGACCTGGACCGCGGTGATGCAGCGGGCGCTGGAGGGCACCGACGTTCTCGACCTCGCGGACCCGGTGTACGTCGACGGCGAGGCGCCGAGCGACGGTCACGAGCCGGCCCCGCCGCCGCCGCCGAAGCCGACGAAGAAGCCCACCAAGAAGCCGACGCCGACGCCGACCCCGACGCCGACGCCGACGCCCACCCCCACGCCGACCCCCACCCCGACGCCGACGCCGACGCCCACCCCCACGCCGACGCCGACGCCCACCCCCACGCCGACCCCCACCCCGACGCCCACGCCCACGCCGGCGCGGGACTCCTCGGGTGGTCCGCCCCGCGAGTCGTACTCCGTCTGGTGA
- a CDS encoding inositol-3-phosphate synthase, translated as MGSVRVAIVGVGNCATSLIQGVEYYRNADPDGTVPGLMHVMFGEYHVKDVEFVAAFDVDAKKVGFDLSEATQASENNTIKIADVPPLGVPVQKGPTLDGLGKYYRETIEESDADSVDVVQVLKDTGADVMVSYLPVGSEEADKFYAQCAIDAGVAFVNALPVFIASDPVWAKKFEDAGVPIVGDDIKSQVGATITHRVMAKLFEDRGVALDRTYQLNVGGNMDFKNMLERDRLESKKVSKTQAVTSNLEGSLSGKIHDRNVHIGPSDYVQWLDDRKWAYVRLEGRAFGDVPLNLEYKLEVWDSPNSAGIIIDAIRAAKIAKDRGIGGPIISASSYLMKSPPVQLNDDEGRRRVEAFIKGEE; from the coding sequence ATGGGTTCGGTACGAGTAGCAATCGTCGGCGTGGGCAACTGCGCCACGTCATTGATCCAGGGCGTCGAGTACTACCGCAACGCCGACCCCGACGGCACGGTCCCCGGGCTGATGCACGTGATGTTCGGCGAGTACCACGTCAAGGACGTGGAGTTCGTTGCGGCCTTCGACGTCGACGCCAAGAAGGTCGGGTTCGACCTGTCCGAGGCCACCCAGGCCTCCGAGAACAACACGATCAAGATCGCCGACGTGCCCCCGCTCGGCGTACCCGTCCAGAAGGGCCCGACCCTCGACGGCCTCGGCAAGTACTACCGCGAGACCATCGAGGAGTCCGACGCGGACTCCGTCGACGTGGTCCAGGTCCTCAAGGACACCGGCGCGGACGTCATGGTGTCCTACCTGCCGGTGGGCTCCGAGGAGGCCGACAAGTTCTACGCGCAGTGCGCGATCGACGCGGGCGTCGCCTTCGTCAACGCCCTGCCCGTCTTCATCGCCTCCGACCCGGTCTGGGCCAAGAAGTTCGAGGACGCCGGCGTCCCGATCGTCGGTGACGACATCAAGTCCCAGGTCGGCGCGACCATCACCCACCGGGTGATGGCCAAGCTGTTCGAGGACCGCGGCGTGGCGCTGGACCGCACCTACCAGCTCAACGTCGGCGGCAACATGGACTTCAAGAACATGCTGGAGCGCGACCGCCTCGAGTCCAAGAAGGTCTCCAAGACCCAGGCCGTCACGTCCAACCTCGAGGGCTCGCTCTCGGGCAAGATCCACGACCGCAACGTCCACATCGGCCCCTCGGACTACGTCCAGTGGCTCGACGACCGCAAGTGGGCCTACGTCCGCCTCGAGGGCCGCGCGTTCGGTGACGTGCCCCTCAACCTCGAGTACAAGCTCGAGGTCTGGGACTCCCCCAACTCCGCCGGCATCATCATCGACGCGATCCGCGCCGCGAAGATCGCCAAGGACCGCGGCATCGGCGGCCCGATCATCTCGGCGTCGTCGTACCTGATGAAGTCCCCGCCGGTCCAGCTCAACGACGACGAGGGTCGCCGCCGCGTCGAGGCCTTCATCAAGGGCGAAGAGTGA
- a CDS encoding PadR family transcriptional regulator: protein MARRGETIELAVLGLLHEGPMHGYELRKRLNLMLGWSRVLSYGSLYPALKKMLRGALIEEHTTAPVPGVPVTRRPRIVYRVTEAGTREFQRLMSEVGPTAWEDDNFDIRFAFFGSTDMEIRLRVLEGRRTRLQERLDRVQSQLSMTQAEVDRYAAELQRHGVESVEREVRWLSDLINAERSLDQIELQRRATEQPQQ from the coding sequence GTGGCACGTCGCGGAGAGACCATCGAGCTTGCAGTCCTCGGACTGCTGCACGAGGGACCCATGCACGGCTACGAGCTGCGCAAGCGGCTCAACCTCATGCTCGGCTGGAGCCGGGTGCTCAGCTACGGCTCGCTCTACCCCGCGTTGAAGAAGATGCTGCGGGGCGCGCTGATCGAGGAGCACACGACGGCCCCGGTCCCGGGCGTCCCGGTCACGCGGCGCCCCCGCATCGTCTACCGCGTCACCGAGGCCGGCACCCGCGAGTTCCAGCGGCTCATGTCCGAGGTGGGGCCGACGGCGTGGGAGGACGACAACTTCGACATCCGGTTCGCGTTCTTCGGCAGCACCGACATGGAGATCCGCCTGCGGGTCCTCGAAGGTCGCCGCACGCGGCTGCAGGAGCGGCTCGACCGCGTGCAGTCGCAGCTGTCGATGACGCAGGCGGAGGTCGACCGGTACGCCGCCGAGCTCCAGCGCCATGGCGTCGAGTCGGTCGAGCGTGAGGTCCGGTGGCTCTCGGACCTGATCAACGCCGAGCGCAGCCTCGACCAGATCGAGCTGCAGCGCCGCGCCACCGAGCAGCCCCAGCAATAG
- a CDS encoding alanine racemase, translated as MSLTLTVDGDRWRAHLRKVAEEHPGLVPVAKGNGYGFTLGRLARKAGWLGVDTLAIGTYDEIGHVAQRFDGSLLVLTPWRPFGAALDLDPTEDPALARRLIHTIGRVEDLHALLTRQPDARFVLERMTSMQRHGLSARGLWAAARALAEHPRARLEGIALHLPLAQGSHLSEVTRLMNDVVAAGLDTTTVWVSHLTDDELTALQARYADYTIRPRIGTSLWLGDRDALRVTATVLDVHDLERGDAFGYRARTAPKSGHLLVVSGGTAHGIGLEAPTGESSIKARAATLARGGLDAVGFVRSPFSIDGKQRLFAEPPHMQASMLFLPSGAHVPQVGDLVDVRVRYTATAFDRVVIT; from the coding sequence ATGAGCCTCACGCTGACAGTGGACGGCGACCGCTGGCGTGCCCACCTGCGGAAGGTGGCGGAGGAGCACCCGGGGCTGGTGCCGGTGGCGAAGGGCAACGGGTACGGGTTCACGCTGGGGCGGCTGGCGCGCAAGGCGGGATGGCTCGGCGTCGACACGCTGGCGATCGGCACCTACGACGAGATCGGCCACGTTGCGCAGCGCTTCGACGGCAGCCTGCTCGTGCTGACTCCGTGGCGGCCGTTCGGCGCGGCGCTCGACCTCGACCCCACCGAGGACCCCGCGCTCGCGCGGCGACTGATCCACACCATCGGCAGGGTCGAGGACCTGCACGCGCTGCTCACCCGCCAGCCCGATGCGCGCTTCGTCCTCGAGCGGATGACCTCGATGCAGCGCCACGGCCTCAGCGCCCGCGGGCTCTGGGCCGCCGCTCGCGCCCTCGCCGAGCACCCGCGCGCCCGGCTCGAGGGCATCGCGCTGCACCTCCCGCTCGCGCAGGGCTCGCACCTCTCCGAGGTCACCCGGCTCATGAACGACGTCGTGGCCGCGGGCCTCGACACCACGACGGTGTGGGTCAGCCACCTGACCGACGACGAGCTGACCGCGCTCCAAGCCCGGTACGCCGACTACACGATCCGCCCCCGCATCGGCACCTCCCTGTGGCTGGGCGACCGCGACGCGCTGCGGGTGACCGCCACCGTGCTGGATGTCCACGACCTCGAGCGCGGCGACGCCTTCGGCTACCGCGCCCGGACCGCGCCCAAGAGCGGGCACCTGCTGGTCGTCAGCGGCGGTACGGCGCACGGCATCGGCCTGGAGGCGCCCACGGGCGAGTCCTCGATCAAGGCACGAGCGGCCACCCTGGCGCGCGGCGGCCTCGACGCGGTCGGCTTCGTCCGCTCGCCGTTCTCCATCGACGGCAAGCAGCGGCTCTTTGCCGAGCCGCCGCACATGCAGGCCTCGATGCTGTTCCTGCCCTCCGGCGCCCACGTGCCCCAGGTCGGCGACCTAGTGGACGTCCGGGTCCGCTACACCGCGACGGCGTTCGACCGCGTCGTCATCACCTGA
- a CDS encoding DUF6049 family protein, whose protein sequence is MVRSSLHVRALGAAMGVATCLAAASAPTPATASTTATTAASTAAVQPSTAVEPEPLTVTLDDISPAVVPWRGPIEITGTVTNSDTETWSTVNLYPFVGGEALTTPAELEAATEVPASEEVGQRLTDSGPYDSVPELAPGESYRFTISLPRTDYRLPSRGVYWFGVHALGEGPQPRDLIAEGRARTFLTFVPRNAKGSVDTAVVVPLRRLVSYAADGSLAQVDAWVRTLEDGGRLHGLVELGAAAGPAPVTWLVDPALLDAVRRLSLGNPPRSLAPTQPPGEAVEPGDGESPTPTETISPEQEQPADEEQELSPELAEAAQVASDWLEDLREALAGDQVLTLPYGDVDVSAAADYDPDLLELAARRTGAVLASWDVTTSPAFGSPGGYLDRAGIELADPATTVLVTDRMFGADPPAVVTADQHRLVVTSSGAAAGGPLPGPRLSALSLRQRLLAEAALRLRPVGSRPLVMMVPDQWSPDQPNDFFAALEDADWVDLTDVGKIADGPAQTAELDELKYPDRQTARALGPTLFTAVRRLVAAGETLQNLLTRNDQVAGVVLDQALSGVSYSARLSPQAAQSSLTRSTRWIDTRLEAVEIDAPPGVTLSGGTGKLAATITNTLDEPVTVVVSATSDTGIVIRNSEPQQLGPRSRTTILLPVRTRRQGVHEVTLRALDADGNPLGSADSFPIRSAQVSKVIWVVMATGAGILFVAIAFRLVRRFRRRHDPEPEAPDAPHDAVPDAERVP, encoded by the coding sequence GTGGTCCGGTCCTCCCTGCATGTGCGCGCCCTCGGCGCCGCGATGGGGGTGGCGACCTGCCTCGCCGCGGCCTCCGCGCCGACGCCGGCGACCGCCAGCACGACCGCCACCACCGCCGCCAGCACCGCCGCCGTGCAGCCGAGCACCGCGGTGGAGCCGGAGCCGCTCACGGTGACCCTCGACGACATCAGCCCCGCGGTGGTGCCCTGGCGGGGACCCATCGAGATCACCGGCACGGTGACCAACAGCGACACCGAGACCTGGTCGACGGTCAACCTGTACCCCTTCGTCGGAGGGGAGGCGCTCACGACGCCCGCTGAGCTCGAGGCGGCCACGGAGGTGCCGGCCTCCGAGGAGGTCGGTCAGCGCCTCACCGACAGTGGCCCCTACGACTCCGTCCCGGAGCTGGCGCCCGGTGAGTCCTACCGCTTCACGATCTCCCTGCCCCGCACCGACTACCGGCTCCCGTCGCGCGGCGTCTACTGGTTCGGCGTGCACGCCCTCGGCGAGGGCCCCCAGCCCCGCGACCTCATCGCGGAGGGCCGGGCTCGCACGTTCCTGACCTTCGTTCCGCGCAACGCCAAGGGATCGGTCGACACGGCGGTCGTGGTGCCGCTGCGCCGCCTGGTGTCCTACGCGGCCGACGGCTCGCTCGCCCAGGTGGACGCCTGGGTGAGGACCCTGGAGGACGGCGGCCGGCTGCACGGCCTGGTCGAGCTCGGCGCCGCCGCCGGCCCGGCCCCGGTGACCTGGCTCGTGGACCCGGCGCTGCTGGACGCCGTACGTCGGCTCTCGCTCGGCAACCCGCCGCGCTCCCTCGCCCCCACCCAGCCGCCCGGCGAGGCGGTCGAACCGGGGGACGGCGAGAGCCCCACGCCGACGGAGACGATCAGCCCCGAGCAGGAGCAGCCCGCCGACGAGGAGCAGGAGCTCAGCCCCGAGCTGGCCGAGGCGGCCCAGGTGGCGAGCGACTGGCTCGAGGACCTGCGCGAGGCCCTGGCCGGCGACCAGGTCCTCACGCTCCCGTACGGCGACGTGGACGTGAGCGCCGCCGCCGACTACGACCCGGACCTCCTGGAGCTGGCCGCGCGGCGCACGGGGGCGGTGCTCGCGTCCTGGGACGTCACCACCTCCCCGGCCTTCGGCTCGCCGGGCGGCTACCTCGACCGGGCCGGCATCGAGCTCGCCGACCCCGCCACGACCGTGCTCGTGACCGACCGGATGTTCGGCGCGGACCCACCAGCCGTCGTCACCGCCGACCAGCACCGACTGGTGGTCACGTCGAGCGGCGCGGCCGCCGGCGGACCCCTCCCCGGGCCGCGGCTCTCCGCGCTGTCCCTGCGCCAGCGACTGCTGGCCGAGGCCGCGTTGCGCCTGCGGCCGGTGGGGAGCCGGCCGCTGGTGATGATGGTGCCGGACCAGTGGAGCCCCGACCAGCCGAACGACTTCTTCGCTGCCCTCGAGGACGCCGACTGGGTCGACCTCACCGACGTCGGCAAGATCGCCGACGGGCCGGCCCAGACGGCCGAGCTGGACGAGCTCAAGTACCCCGACCGGCAGACCGCACGCGCGCTGGGGCCCACCCTCTTCACCGCCGTACGGCGCCTGGTCGCGGCGGGCGAGACCCTGCAGAACCTGCTGACCCGCAACGACCAGGTGGCCGGTGTCGTGCTCGACCAGGCCCTGTCCGGCGTGTCGTACAGCGCGCGGCTCAGCCCGCAGGCGGCGCAGTCGTCCCTCACCCGGTCGACGCGCTGGATCGACACCCGCCTGGAGGCCGTCGAGATCGACGCCCCTCCCGGAGTGACGCTCTCCGGCGGCACCGGCAAGCTCGCCGCGACCATCACGAACACCCTGGACGAGCCGGTCACCGTGGTGGTGAGCGCCACCAGCGACACCGGGATCGTGATCCGCAACTCCGAGCCCCAGCAGCTGGGCCCGCGCAGTCGCACGACGATCCTGCTGCCGGTGCGCACGCGGCGCCAGGGCGTGCACGAGGTCACCCTGCGGGCGCTCGACGCCGACGGCAACCCGCTCGGCTCGGCCGACTCCTTCCCGATCCGCTCCGCCCAGGTGAGCAAGGTGATCTGGGTCGTGATGGCGACCGGGGCGGGCATCTTGTTCGTGGCGATCGCGTTCCGGCTGGTACGCCGCTTCCGCCGCCGCCACGACCCGGAGCCCGAGGCGCCCGACGCGCCGCACGACGCCGTACCCGACGCGGAGCGGGTGCCGTGA